One window of the Manihot esculenta cultivar AM560-2 chromosome 14, M.esculenta_v8, whole genome shotgun sequence genome contains the following:
- the LOC110630880 gene encoding uncharacterized protein LOC110630880 isoform X2 — MENVAKAYNAKFVVNISEMGEDDPLTQNASRLLSSMNIPWYTTRASKNQKVGCFMEQINITRGKTLTIASMDTESLQDSMLKGSMNSFANDQLNWLTQTIEANPKSWFIVVGYHPLVVCEDKQEKFEGKNVYEPLRRIFMKYGVDAYLSRQGCINRDFQGCVNYVGITNPMKSEFYSDSLNASRAFQKEMINGFLLHRVGSLEIATYFITLRGEVVNKIVIQQRGKEVM; from the exons ATGGAGAATGTGGCAAAAGCTTACAATGCAAAATTTGTTGTGAACATTAGTGAGATGGGAGAAGATGATCCTCTAACACAGAAT GCAAGCAGACTCCTCTCATCAATGAACATTCCCTG GTATACTACTAGAGCTTCGAAGAATCAGAAAGTTGGTTGTTTCATGGAACAGATCAATATAACACGTGGGAAAACATTAACCATTGCTAGCATGGATACTGAGTCATTGCAG GATTCAATGCTCAAGGGATCGATGAATAGCTTTGCAAATGACCAGTTAAATTGGCTGACACAGACAATAGAGGCCAATCCTAAAAGCTG GTTCATAGTTGTTGGGTACCACCCTCTGGTTGTTTGTGAAGACAAGCAGgaaaaatttgaaggaaaaaatgTTTACGAGCCTCTGCGTCGCATTTTCATGAAATATGGAGTG GATGCATACCTAAGCAGGCAGGGTTGCATTAATCGCGACTTTCAAGGCTGTGTAAATTACGTAGGCATTACAAATCCTATGAAGAGTGAATTTTACTCGGATTCTTTAAATGCAAGTCGGGCTTTTCAGAA GGAAATGATTAACGGTTTTCTTCTTCATAGAGTTGGCTCTCTAGAGATT GCGACCTATTTCATTACGTTGAGAGGCGAGGTTGTGAACAAAATTGTAATCCAACAGAGAGGTAAAGAGGTCATGTAA
- the LOC110630880 gene encoding uncharacterized protein LOC110630880 isoform X1, whose protein sequence is MEKKRSWTCTLVVQVSLCVAFYLSLNLGHPQNSVYRSRGGTAGTKPIDVYFLSVGGGFRPLKQQTHLLKLMENVAKAYNAKFVVNISEMGEDDPLTQNASRLLSSMNIPWYTTRASKNQKVGCFMEQINITRGKTLTIASMDTESLQDSMLKGSMNSFANDQLNWLTQTIEANPKSWFIVVGYHPLVVCEDKQEKFEGKNVYEPLRRIFMKYGVDAYLSRQGCINRDFQGCVNYVGITNPMKSEFYSDSLNASRAFQKEMINGFLLHRVGSLEIATYFITLRGEVVNKIVIQQRGKEVM, encoded by the exons atggagaagaaacgATCTTGGACTTGTACTTTGGTTGTACAGGTTTCTCTCTGTGTTGCTTTCTATCTTTCTCTGAACTTGGGTCACCCTCAGAATTCCGTTTATCGTAGTAGAGGTGGCACTGCAGGTACCAAACCGATTGATGTTTATTTTCTCAGTGTTGGAGGAGGCTTTAGGCCCCTGAAACAACAGACCCATCTTCTTAAACTG ATGGAGAATGTGGCAAAAGCTTACAATGCAAAATTTGTTGTGAACATTAGTGAGATGGGAGAAGATGATCCTCTAACACAGAAT GCAAGCAGACTCCTCTCATCAATGAACATTCCCTG GTATACTACTAGAGCTTCGAAGAATCAGAAAGTTGGTTGTTTCATGGAACAGATCAATATAACACGTGGGAAAACATTAACCATTGCTAGCATGGATACTGAGTCATTGCAG GATTCAATGCTCAAGGGATCGATGAATAGCTTTGCAAATGACCAGTTAAATTGGCTGACACAGACAATAGAGGCCAATCCTAAAAGCTG GTTCATAGTTGTTGGGTACCACCCTCTGGTTGTTTGTGAAGACAAGCAGgaaaaatttgaaggaaaaaatgTTTACGAGCCTCTGCGTCGCATTTTCATGAAATATGGAGTG GATGCATACCTAAGCAGGCAGGGTTGCATTAATCGCGACTTTCAAGGCTGTGTAAATTACGTAGGCATTACAAATCCTATGAAGAGTGAATTTTACTCGGATTCTTTAAATGCAAGTCGGGCTTTTCAGAA GGAAATGATTAACGGTTTTCTTCTTCATAGAGTTGGCTCTCTAGAGATT GCGACCTATTTCATTACGTTGAGAGGCGAGGTTGTGAACAAAATTGTAATCCAACAGAGAGGTAAAGAGGTCATGTAA
- the LOC110630674 gene encoding ABC transporter I family member 1 has protein sequence MSLRKPPLPRILLDNVSCMRNAQQILRHVNVSVHDGGALVLTGSNGSGKTTFLRMLAGFSKPSGGQILWNGHDVTESGVFHQYKLQLNWLSLKDAIKEKFTVLDNVQWFEVLEGKQGNSLPALELMGLGRLANDKARMLSMGQRKRLQLARLLAIDRPIWLLDEPSVALDDEGVKLLEYIIAEHRKKGGIVFVATHLPIEIEDAMHLRLPPRFPRRMTLVDMLDRADIS, from the coding sequence ATGTCTCTTCGAAAACCACCACTTCCTCGAATCCTCCTTGACAATGTCTCGTGCATGAGAAATGCCCAACAAATCTTGCGACATGTAAATGTCTCCGTTCATGATGGAGGGGCACTAGTTCTTACAGGCAGCAATGGATCGGGCAAAACCACTTTCTTGCGAATGCTAGCTGGGTTCTCTAAGCCATCTGGTGGTCAGATCCTTTGGAATGGTCATGATGTGACAGAATCTGGAGTCTTCCACCAGTACAAGCTTCAGCTCAACTGGCTCTCACTGAAAGATGCTATCAAAGAAAAGTTTACTGTCCTTGACAATGTTCAGTGGTTTGAGGTTCTTGAAGGCAAGCAAGGGAATTCTCTGCCAGCTCTTGAGTTGATGGGGCTTGGAAGATTGGCAAATGACAAGGCAAGAATGCTGTCAATGGGCCAGCGAAAGAGGCTGCAGCTTGCAAGGTTGCTGGCTATTGACCGGCCAATTTGGTTGCTTGATGAGCCTTCTGTTGCATTAGACGATGAGGGAGTGAAGTTGCTCGAGTACATTATTGCAGAGCATAGAAAGAAGGGAGGAATTGTGTTTGTTGCAACACATCTGCCGATTGAGATTGAAGATGCAATGCATCTAAGACTGCCACCTAGGTTCCCCAGAAGGATGACTTTGGTAGATATGCTTGATCGTGCAGACATCTCATGA